The region CTCCACCACTGCGAAGCTCTCGCGGATCAGGCGAACCATCTTGCTCACGCCGGAGTTCGACGGCTCGCGGTTTGGGGGTCCGGGGCTCAGTACGGCGTTCGCTGTCATGGTTCGGGGCAGTCTTCTCCACGTTGGCGGTCGTACCCAGCAGGCACCCCGCTACTTGCAAGCGTCCCCCGACACAGGGGGGACCATAACTCTTGCCTCGCCACGCGTCTGCATTGATGCCACTTTTGAGTGCTTCCTAACTACCAGTCGTAGATGATGCATGCAGCGGTCGGGGGAAACCAAGTACCCATGCCTGTTGGCGCAGCGGCGGACGTGACACGGTGATCGGTGTGACTCCCGATCACCTACCCCCGACCGGAACGGCCGAAGCGGCCCTGCTGGACCTGGAACTGTCCGACCTGCCCACCCCGAACGGTGGCTGGCAGGTCCCCGCCGCGCTCCAGCAACACGGTGCCGTTCCCGACGCCCCACCGCTGTTCGTCGAACACCGGTCGACCCCGCTGCCGGGCTCGGCGGGCGAGCATCTGCTGCAGCGGGCCTACGGCACCGAGAAGCGCGCCCGGCGGTTCTATGACGATCAGGTGCTGGACCATCTGAACTCGCAGATGAAGGAGTTCATCGGGCGGATGGAGATGGTCTTCGTGGCCACCGCCGACGCCCGCGGCGACTGCGATTCGAGCCTGCGCGCCGGGCCGCGCGGCTTCATCGAGGTCCTCGACGACCGCCACCTGTGTTACCCGGAGTACCGGGGCAACGGCGTGCTGGCCAGCCTGGGCAACATCAGCGAGAACCCGCACATCGGGATGCTGCTGGTGGACTTCGTCAATGACCTGATCGGCCTGCACGTCAACGGCAAGGCCCGCATCGTCGAAGACGCCGACCTGCGGGCCATCTACCCGGCGCTGCCCGCCGAGTTCGACCGCCCCCGCACGCCCGAGCGCTGGGTGGTGGTGCAGGTCGAGGAGGCATATATCCACTGCCGCAAGCACATTCCGCGGATGGTGCCGGTGCTGCGCAATCGCAACTGGGGCACCGACGACGCCAAGCGCAAGGGCGGCGACTACTTCGAGGCCAAGGGCATGCCGCGACCGTGGCACCGGACCGAACCGGTGGGCGGCTCCGACCACTGATCGGCTCCGAGCCCTGGTCGTGGGTGCGAGCGCCGGCGTTCGCCCGTCCGCCGTCCGCCACCAGCACCGCCGCGCGGAGGGGCCAACGCGTCTTCTTAGAGTGGGGCGAAACGGACTAACGTTGGCTGCGCGAGGCGCGTAGCGCAACGGGGTGGTGTCGCCGCGATCGGCGGCGCGGGTGGGAGAGCTGTGATCGAGGACGAGGCGCGAAGTTCGACCGGCGGGGTGCGCGAGGAAGGCACCGACCGGCGGGCTGCGGCGGAAACCGTCGAGCGCGAGTTGGTGATGATGTTCCGCCGCGCCCGCAACCTGTCGACGACGGTGGCCGCGCACGTGCACCCGGACCTGGACCCGGCCTCCTACAGCCTGTTGCTGATGGTCGACGACGCGGGGCCGCTGCGCGGCATGGATGTCGCGGACCGCACCGGGCTGGACAAGTCCACGGTGAGCAGGCAGATCGCGACCCTGGTCGATTTGAACCTGCTGGAGCGCGCGCCGGACCCCGACGACGGCCGGGCTCGCCGCATCCAGCTCTCCGACCTGGGCCGGGAGCGGTTGGCCGAGGTGCGCGCCGAGCGGCGCAAGCACCTGCACGGTCAGTTCGCCAGCTGGTCCACACAGGACCTGAAGGACCTCGCCCGTCTTCTGGGCAAGCTCAACACCATGATGTGACCTGGTTTCACCAGCTTCGGGGCGCCCTCGACCGCTCGGTCGGGGGCGGCCCGCGCTATCGCCCGATCTAACGGTTGCCCTGTTTTCGGTTGCCCCGTTTCCGATGCGTTTGTCACAACGCCTACAAGTTGTGTCATGCAACTAACTTGGTTTATAGTTGCGTGCAGCAACTAAAGGAATGGGCTCATGGGACCGAAACTCGAAACCTGCACCGAACTGCTCCGGCCACTCCGGGCCATGCTCGGCCTCAAGCAGTTCGCCATGCAGCGGGGACAGTTCACCGCCGATCACGTGCCCTACGCCGCCGCCGGGTTGCTCACCGAACTCGTCTTGCGCGGCGAATGCCGGGCCTCCGACCTCGCGCACCACCGCATCGTCGACGCGTCCGTGGTGAGCCGCCAAGTCGGGCAGCTGGAACAGGCCGGCCTGATCACGCGCCGACACGACCCCGCGGACCGGCGAGTGGTGCTGCTGCGCGCGACCCCCGACGGCGAGCGCGCGGTGGCCGAACTGGAACGCAGGAAAGCGGAATGGATCCGCGACGCGCTGGCGCACTGGGACGACGCCAAGGTGCGCGAACTCGCCGGACTGCTTGGGGAGGCGATGGACGACATCCGCCGCTACACGATCAAAGACGGGGGCTGCGTCGCAGGGCCCGTGACCAAGGAAGGAACTCGATGACCACCTCGACGGCGACGGCGCCGGCCGCGACAGCGCCGGCCCGCCGGGACGGGAGTGCCGAGCCCGCCGCGGAATCGTCGATGACGCATCGGCAGATCCTGGAGGCGATGTCGGGCCTGATGTTGGCGCTGTTGGTCGCCATCCTCAGCTCGACGATCGTGTCGAACGCGCTGCCCCGGATCATCGCCGACCTCAATGGCACCCAGGGCCAGTACACCTGGGTGGTCACGGCGATGCTGCTCACCTCGACCGCGTCCACCCCGATCTGGGGCAAGCTCGCCGACCTGTTCAGCAAGAAGTTGCTCTACCAGTTGGCCATCACGATCTTCACGGCCGGCTCGGTGCTCGGCGGGTTCGCGCAGTCGATGGAGACGCTCATCGGTTTCCGTGCCCTGCAGGGCATCGGCATGGGCGGCCTGCAGGCGCTGATCCAGGTCGTGATCGCCGCGATGGTCGCCCCGCGCGACCGCGGGCGCTACAGCGGCTACATCGGCGCCACCTTCGCGGTCGCCACGGTCAGCGGTCCGCTCGTCGGCGGGCTCATCGTGGACACCCCCTGGCTGGGGTGGCGCTGGTGCTTCTGGGTGACGGTGCCGATCGCCGTGATCGCCTTCATCGTGCTCGGCAAGACGCTGAAACTGCCGGTCATCAAGCGGCCGGTCAAGATCGACTGGTTCGGTGCGTTGTTCCTGGTCGGCGGCGTGAGCCTGCTGCTGGTGTGGGTCTCGCTGGCCGGCAAGCAGTTCGACTGGTGGTCGGTGGAGACCGCGTCCTACGTCGGTGGCGGCCTGCTCGCCCTGCTCATCGCGGTGGTGATCGAGACCAAGGTCAGCGAGCCGATCGTGCCGCTGCGGATGTTCCGCAATTCGACTGTCACGCTGGCCACCATCGGCACCGTCGCGGTCGGCACCGCGATGTTCGGCGGCGCGGTGTTTCTGGGGCAGTATTTCCAGATCGCGCGCAGCTTCACCCCGACCATCGCGGGGCTGATGACGCTGCCGATGGTCGGCGGGCTGTTCATCTCCTCGACCGTGTCCGGCCAGATCATCTCCAGGGTCACCGGCAAGATCAAGCCGTTCCTGGTGATCGGCTCGATCGTGATGGTCGCCGCGATGGGACTGCTGAGCACCATCGATCACGAGACGAACCTGGTGCTGGTCGGGGTCTACCTGTTCCTGATGGGCACCGGGGTCGGCATGTTGATGCAGAACCTGGTGCTGGCGGTGCAGAACTCCACCAGCGGCAAGGACATGGGGTCGGTGACCTCGGTCGTGACGTTCTTCCGGACCCTCGGCGGTTCGGCGGGTGTCTCGGTGCTGGGCGCCGTACTGGCCACCCGGGTGTCGGACTACATCATGCAGGGGCTGGCGAAGATCCCCGGTGCCGCGCGGGCGGCCGGATCGGGCGGCGGCTCGCTGGACGTCAACCACCTGCCGGAGCCGGTGCAGACCATCGTGCGAGCGTCCTACGGCGATGCGATCGGCGACATCTTCTTTGTCGCCGCGTGCGTCTCGGTGGTCACCTTCCTCGCGGTGATCTTCCTCCGGGAGGTTCCGCTGCGCACTACGGTCGACAGTCATGGGGGAAAGGAGCCGGTTGCGATGACCGCGCACGACGCTGTGGACAACTTGACTCAGCCTGTGGACAACTCGGCCGCGACGCGTCTCGTGCCGAACGGCTCTGCCCAGCTCGGGGGTGTCGGCCCACGGCCCGGGCGACCGACCGCCGAGCCTGTGGACAACTCTGTGGATGACGACTTGGATGCCTGGTCAGAGCCGGTCGGGCCGCGTCGCTACGCGGTCAACGGCAAGCACTTGGCGGGCAACCTGGCGACCCCGGTCGACGGGGGTGGGCTGTTCGTGCACGGCACCGTCCATGACTCCATCGGCACCCCGGTCCCCGGCGTGGTGCTCACCCTGACCGACGCCAACGGGCGGCAGGTGGAGCGCGCCCGCGCCGACCAGGACGGGCAGTTCCGGCTCGCGGTCGGCCACGGCGGCACCTACGTGCTGATCGCCTCCGGCGGCAGCTACCAACCGACCGCCTCGATGGTCGTGGTCGCCGACCGCCCGGTGCGCCACGACGTGCAGCTGCTCGGCGCCGGGCGGCTTACCGGCCTGGTGCACGTCGGCGGCCAGGGCGTCGCCGGGGCGATGGTGGTGCTTACCGACGTCCGCGGCGAGGTGGTCTCCGCCGTCGGGACCGGATCGGATGGGCACTACCTCTTCGCCGACCTGGTCGGCGGGGCCTACGCGCTGACCGTCACCGCGCCCGGCTACCGGCCGGTGGCGAACTCGGTCACCGTGACCGACGGCGAGCAAGCCACCATGGACGTCGCGCTGCAGGCGGGCACGCAGCTAAGCGGCGTGGTCCGGTCGGCCAACCTCAGGGTCGCGGTGCCCGATGCGCGGGTGACGCTGCTGGACTCCGGTGGGGCCGTCGTCGGCGCGGCCACCACCGACATCGACGGCAATTACACCTTCACCGACCTGCCGGACGGCGAGTACACGGTGATCGCGACGGGTTACCCGCCGATCGCAACGCCCTTGCGGCTCTCGGGCGAGCAGAGCACGCACGACGTCGAGCTCGGCTACCCGCAGGCCGACTGAAAAGTCGTCGTGAGCGGTGGCCCCGGTGCGAACCGGAAACGACCGCTCACGACCGAGATTGCCCACGGAGGGATGTTCGAAATGGATCTCGGCCAACGACAGGCCGCGCCACGCGGGACCGCGCCCGCCGGAGCGGGAGCGGTCACCGCGACGGTGCGCGGCGGCGACGGCTGGCCGGTGCCCGAAGCGGTGCTGACCGTCATCGACGGCACCGGCAACCAGGTCGCCCGGGTGCAGGGCGACGCGCAGGGCTCGGTGGTCGCCTCCGGTCTGCGGGGCGGTGCCTACACGGCGATCGTCACGGCGGTCGGGTTCGAGCCGGTCGCCCGGACCACGCTGGTGCACGACGGGACGGCCGCCACTCTCGGCGAAGTCGAACTGCGCCGGGTCGGCGGGGCCGACCTGCCCGCGCCCGGCTTGTGGCGGATCGACCCGGTGCACTCGTCGATCCAGGTCACCGCCAAGCACCTGGGGATCAGCAGCATCCACGGCCGTTTCAACGAGTTCGCCGGCGAGGTGCACATCGGCAACCCGGTCGAATCGTCGACGGTCGAGGTCCAGATCGTCGCGGCCAGCATCGACACGGCCAACCGGATGCGCGACGACCACCTGCGCAACCCGGACTTCCTGGACGTCGAGCGGTACCCGGAGATCACCTTCCGGTCCACCGGCCTGCGCCCGCGCGGCGGCGACCGCTGGGACCTCGACGGTGAGCTGACGCTGTGCGGGGTGACCCGGCCGGTGCGGCTGGACACCCGGTTCGCCGGGGTCGGCCCGGACCCGTGGGGCGGCACCCGCGCGTCGGCGACGGCGACCACGCAGCTGCGCCGCGAGGACTTCGCGATGACGTTCAACCAGGCGTTGCAGAGCGGAATCGCCGCGATCGGCACCACGCTGAAGGTGGAGATCGACATCCAGGCGGTTCGCGAGGGTTGACCCTTGGGGCGACGGGTGGCCGCGGGTTCGGGGCCCGCGGCCACCGGCGTTTCACGGTCCGTCACGGCGGGTTTCTGATTGTGCTCGGAAACTCAAACCCGCTTGGGATTTGAATCCGCATCGCGGAAGTTTTCCCCGCGTGTGCGCGAGATCGCATCGCGGAAAGCTACTTGAGTGGAACTCGCTCAACTTTCCTATCGTTGTCGATGTGGTAGACGATGGTGCGAGGGATGAGGTGCTCGCACGAGGCGCCCGGCAACGAGGTGAGGAATGGACGCGTTCAACCCGACGACCAAGACCCAACAGGCGATCTCCTCCGCAGTGCAGGCCGCCACGGTGGCCGGCAACCCGGACGTCGATCCCGCGCACCTGCTCGGCGCGCTGCTCGCCGAGGGCGACGGGCTGACCGCGCCGCTGCTGACGGCGGTCGGTGCCGACCCGACGGAGGTGCGCCGGGAGCTGGAGCAGCTCATCAACAAGCTGCCCACGGCCAGCGGCAGCACGGTGTCCGCGCCGCAGCTCTCCCGCGACGCGGTGCGGGCGCTGACCCACAGTCAGCGGCTGGCCACCGAGATGGGCGACGAATACGTCTCCACCGAGCACCTGCT is a window of Saccharopolyspora phatthalungensis DNA encoding:
- a CDS encoding MarR family winged helix-turn-helix transcriptional regulator — protein: MIEDEARSSTGGVREEGTDRRAAAETVERELVMMFRRARNLSTTVAAHVHPDLDPASYSLLLMVDDAGPLRGMDVADRTGLDKSTVSRQIATLVDLNLLERAPDPDDGRARRIQLSDLGRERLAEVRAERRKHLHGQFASWSTQDLKDLARLLGKLNTMM
- a CDS encoding MarR family winged helix-turn-helix transcriptional regulator; the encoded protein is MGPKLETCTELLRPLRAMLGLKQFAMQRGQFTADHVPYAAAGLLTELVLRGECRASDLAHHRIVDASVVSRQVGQLEQAGLITRRHDPADRRVVLLRATPDGERAVAELERRKAEWIRDALAHWDDAKVRELAGLLGEAMDDIRRYTIKDGGCVAGPVTKEGTR
- a CDS encoding YceI family protein, whose amino-acid sequence is MDLGQRQAAPRGTAPAGAGAVTATVRGGDGWPVPEAVLTVIDGTGNQVARVQGDAQGSVVASGLRGGAYTAIVTAVGFEPVARTTLVHDGTAATLGEVELRRVGGADLPAPGLWRIDPVHSSIQVTAKHLGISSIHGRFNEFAGEVHIGNPVESSTVEVQIVAASIDTANRMRDDHLRNPDFLDVERYPEITFRSTGLRPRGGDRWDLDGELTLCGVTRPVRLDTRFAGVGPDPWGGTRASATATTQLRREDFAMTFNQALQSGIAAIGTTLKVEIDIQAVREG
- a CDS encoding pyridoxamine 5'-phosphate oxidase family protein, producing MGVTPDHLPPTGTAEAALLDLELSDLPTPNGGWQVPAALQQHGAVPDAPPLFVEHRSTPLPGSAGEHLLQRAYGTEKRARRFYDDQVLDHLNSQMKEFIGRMEMVFVATADARGDCDSSLRAGPRGFIEVLDDRHLCYPEYRGNGVLASLGNISENPHIGMLLVDFVNDLIGLHVNGKARIVEDADLRAIYPALPAEFDRPRTPERWVVVQVEEAYIHCRKHIPRMVPVLRNRNWGTDDAKRKGGDYFEAKGMPRPWHRTEPVGGSDH
- a CDS encoding MFS transporter, yielding MTTSTATAPAATAPARRDGSAEPAAESSMTHRQILEAMSGLMLALLVAILSSTIVSNALPRIIADLNGTQGQYTWVVTAMLLTSTASTPIWGKLADLFSKKLLYQLAITIFTAGSVLGGFAQSMETLIGFRALQGIGMGGLQALIQVVIAAMVAPRDRGRYSGYIGATFAVATVSGPLVGGLIVDTPWLGWRWCFWVTVPIAVIAFIVLGKTLKLPVIKRPVKIDWFGALFLVGGVSLLLVWVSLAGKQFDWWSVETASYVGGGLLALLIAVVIETKVSEPIVPLRMFRNSTVTLATIGTVAVGTAMFGGAVFLGQYFQIARSFTPTIAGLMTLPMVGGLFISSTVSGQIISRVTGKIKPFLVIGSIVMVAAMGLLSTIDHETNLVLVGVYLFLMGTGVGMLMQNLVLAVQNSTSGKDMGSVTSVVTFFRTLGGSAGVSVLGAVLATRVSDYIMQGLAKIPGAARAAGSGGGSLDVNHLPEPVQTIVRASYGDAIGDIFFVAACVSVVTFLAVIFLREVPLRTTVDSHGGKEPVAMTAHDAVDNLTQPVDNSAATRLVPNGSAQLGGVGPRPGRPTAEPVDNSVDDDLDAWSEPVGPRRYAVNGKHLAGNLATPVDGGGLFVHGTVHDSIGTPVPGVVLTLTDANGRQVERARADQDGQFRLAVGHGGTYVLIASGGSYQPTASMVVVADRPVRHDVQLLGAGRLTGLVHVGGQGVAGAMVVLTDVRGEVVSAVGTGSDGHYLFADLVGGAYALTVTAPGYRPVANSVTVTDGEQATMDVALQAGTQLSGVVRSANLRVAVPDARVTLLDSGGAVVGAATTDIDGNYTFTDLPDGEYTVIATGYPPIATPLRLSGEQSTHDVELGYPQAD